From Vigna radiata var. radiata cultivar VC1973A unplaced genomic scaffold, Vradiata_ver6 scaffold_315, whole genome shotgun sequence, one genomic window encodes:
- the LOC106780403 gene encoding sugar transport protein 13-like produces MAGGGFASGSGDVQFEAKITYGVIISCIMAATGGLMFGYDIGISGGVTSMPSFLERFFPEVYKRIQEHGVDSNYCKYDNQSLQLFTSSLYLAALVATLFASSVTRKLGRKCTMLIAGLFFILGTVLNSVANTLLLLIFGRLLLGCGVGFANQAVPVFLSEIAPTRIRGALNILFQLDITIGILIANIVNYFTAQIKGGYGWRISLALAGVPALMLTFGSLLVHDTPNSLIERGLEDEGKAVLKKIRGVENVEPEFQEILKASKVAKTVKNPLKSLLKRHNRPPLIIAVMLQVFQQFTGINAIMFYAPVLFSTLGFKSGASLYSAVITGAVNVLSTLVSVYLVDKVGRRILLLEACVQMFVSQVVIGIVLGLKVQDFSDSLNEGLGVLVVVMVCIFVSSFAWSWGPLGWLIPSETFPLEARSAGQSVTVFVNMLFTFIIAQAFLSMMCHFKFGIFFFFSAWVLLMSLFTLFLVPETKNIPIEEMTDKVWRNHWFWKSFMED; encoded by the exons ATGGCTGGGGGAGGGTTTGCATCAGGTTCAGGGGATGTCCAATTTGAGGCAAAGATCACTTATGGTGTCATAATATCCTGCATTATGGCTGCCACCGGTGGTCTGATGTTTGGTTATGACATTGGAATTTCAG GTGGTGTCACATCCATGCCAAGTTTTCTAGAACGTTTTTTTCCAGAGGTATACAAAAGGATACAGGAGCATGGAGTGGACAGTAACTACTGCAAATATGACAATCAAAGTCTTCAACTGTTCACATCCTCTCTATACCTTGCTGCATTGGTAGCTACCTTGTTTGCCTCCAGTGTCACCAGAAAGCTAGGCCGCAAATGCACTATGTTGATTGCAGGGCTTTTCTTTATTCTTGGAACTGTCTTGAACTCTGTAGCAAATACCTTGCTGCTGCTGATATTTGGGAGGCTATTGCTTGGTTGTGGTGTTGGTTTCGCCAATCAG GCAGTGCCGGTGTTTCTTTCTGAGATTGCTCCCACAAGAATCCGTGGAGCGCTTAACATCTTGTTCCAGCTTGATATCACCATTGGGATTCTCATAGCAAACATTGTCAACTACTTTACTGCACA GATTAAAGGCGGGTATGGGTGGAGGATATCGTTGGCTTTGGCAGGGGTTCCAGCACTGATGCTAACATTTGGATCCCTGCTTGTGCATGACACTCCCAACAGTCTTATTGAGAGGGGTTTGGAGGATGAAGGGAAGGCTGTGCTGAAGAAGATTCGTGGTGTGGAAAATGTGGAGCCAGAGTTTCAGGAGATCCTTAAAGCCAGTAAAGTGGCTAAAACGGTCAAGAATCCTTTGAAGAGCCTCCTCAAGCGTCACAACCGTCCTCCATTGATAATTGCCGTTATGTTGCAG GTGTTCCAACAATTCACGGGCATCAATGCGATCATGTTCTATGCTCCAGTGTTGTTCAGCACCTTGGGGTTTAAAAGTGGGGCTTCCCTATACTCAGCTGTGATCACAGGAGCCGTGAATGTGTTGTCGACCTTAGTGTCTGTGTACTTGGTGGACAAAGTTGGTCGGAGGATATTGTTGTTGGAAGCATGTGTGCAAATGTTTGTGTCTCAGGTGGTGATTGGGATAGTGCTAGGGTTGAAGGTCCAAGATTTCTCAGATAGCTTGAACGAAGGGCTTGGGgtgttggtggtggtgatggtgtgCATATTTGTGTCATCTTTTGCATGGTCTTGGGGTCCACTTGGATGGCTCATTCCTAGTGAAACGTTCCCCCTAGAGGCTAGATCGGCAGGGCAAAGTGTGACAGTGTTTGTGAATATGCTCTTCACATTCATCATTGCACAGGCTTTCTTGTCCATGATGTGCCACTTCAAGTTCggcatcttcttcttcttctccgcTTGGGTGCTTCTCATGTCATTATTCACACTCTTTCTAGTTCCCGAGACCAAGAATATACCCATTGAAGAGATGACAGACAAAGTTTGGAGAAACCACTGGTTCTGGAAGAGTTTTATGGAAGATTGA